The Athalia rosae chromosome 4, iyAthRosa1.1, whole genome shotgun sequence DNA segment ACGGGCTGTACCTGTTTTTGATACAACGAATCACCATTGCCTTTATTTTAGCGGCGTTATAAACGTGAATGAGTTGGGATTCTCCAATTAATTATCTCAAGTTTTAGATTTCTTCAATATCAGACACAATTAAATTCACACCAAGTCACTTAGAGTTCAATTAGACCATTCGAAGTACGACTCCCAACCGGGCTTCCATAATCACTCGCCAATCACAATTCCCTGACCACTTTGCAATTGTTTGGCGCGTCAAAGCAACTGCCAGCAAAGGTTGTGGGCTGtgtactttcttttttcggtttGACGAATggcttaatttttcttttactcgatTCCAGAGGTCCATAATGACACACTTCAGTATTGCTTCCAACCAAAATATAATCTGTTAAATTCTAATTATCAGTGAACATATCAAGTGCTTGATAATTCATCGAGTCGGAGGTTATAAATTTAAGCAACTATCTCTCAATCTTTCATGTTCGAATTGATATTCAAATACATCAAATCTCATTGTTATTGCTGTACTGTACAAGACTTGGTTCATTTCGTGTCCCAGTAAACGAAACAAGCTGTTAAAATGGATTCGGACAATTCTGTTACCTGTGTCGTCACCATAGAGTGGCTGCAAAACCAGGGATCTGTTTCGAGGAAAGTAATCCACAAGTCAGCTACTGTCCGTTTGATTCGAAACATCGCTAAACAAATTCTTCTAGAAGTTAGACCAGGGAAAAGTAAGAGTCCTATAGAATTTTTGCTGCAATCTTTCACCGTCTTCCAGAAGTTCATCACCGAAGGAAAAGCATCCATAAAGTTCATAGATCTAAAGTGCACTGTGTTTCTATCAAATGCACCACCTGCACAGTTGATATCATTTCTGAAAATCATATTTATCAAGATGACTGGTCAGATTGAAAAAGGAGTATCAAAGAATCCTCTTAGAGACCAGCTTCTCTCAAACAAACCTTTTCAATCTGGTCAAGAAATAAGTCCAGCTACTGCAGTTGAGGTGGAAAGAGCAAAACAGAAGGCTATTGCTGGTTCCAGAGCAAGTATTACCACTCCATCCCCCTCGAATGTAAGGAAAaggaaatttatcgatcataGTCAGCCTAAGATTTCAACAGCAAAAAAGTTATACCATAATCCAACGGCTTGCGAATTAACCGAGGAGCAGACTTCCATACTTAATGCAGCGTTAGGAGGGCAGAATTTGTTCTTCACAGGGTCAGCTGGAACCGGCAAATCTTTTCTGCTGCGGAGAATCATTGCAGCTTTACCACCTGATGTCACCATGGCTACTGCGAGCACAGGTGTAGCTGCATGCCATATTGGAGGCATAACGCTCCATCAATTTGCAGGGATTGGGATGGGGACTGCATCTCTTGAAAAATGTTATGAGCTAGCATCCAGATCATCGGTAGCACAAGTATGGAGGAGAACCAAGTATCTGGTGATTGACGAAATATCTATGGTGGATGGAGTATTTTTTGATAAGATCGAAGCAGTTGCTAGGAAGAtcagaagaaatgaaaaaccttTCGGAGGGATACAGCTGATTTTGTGCGGCGACTTCTTGCAGCTTCCTCCGGTTGTCAAATATGATGGCAAGCTGACATTCTGCTTCCAAAGCAAGTCTTGGAAGGACTGTGTTAAACGGACTTTTGAGTTAAAAAAAGTCCACAGGCAAAATGACTCTACTTTTATCAACATTTTAAATAGCATCAGGATTGGAAGAGTCACTAAAGAAATCACAGAAACTCTTGTTGCCACTGCTAGACAACAGATTGAAAAAGATGGAATCCTAGCCACCAgattatgtacacatattaaCGATGCTAAACTCATTAACGAGTCCAAACTAGATCAGCTTGAGGAAAAGTCTCGGATATTCAATGCAGAGGATTCCGATATCAAtgcaacaaaaattttggaTCAACAGCTACCAGTTCCTAGTAGCTTAGTCTTAAAAGTTGGAGCTCAAGTgatgcttttgaaaaatataaatgtggCAAATGGTTTGGTGAACGGTGCTAGGGGTGTGGTAATAAGAATTGATGCAGATGCACCTGTGGTCCATTTTCGTACTGGGAAAGATTACAAGgcaaaatctgaaaaatggaCAGTAAAAACAGTATCTGGTTCTGTTATTAGTCGAAAACAAATCCCGCTGAAACTTGCCTGGGCATTTTCCATTCATAAAAGTCAGGGGCTCACTTTGGACTGTGTGGAAATGAGTCTTGGTCGAGTTTTTGATGCTGGACAAGCTTATGTCGCACTTTCCAGGGCACAAAACTTGCAATCTTTAAGAGTATTGGATTTTAATGCCACCCAGGTATGGGCTAATCCAGTAGTTCTTGaattttatagaaattttcgacgaGAGTTACATGAAATGGAATTCATTCCTTTGGGTAAAAAACCACGAAACAAATAGTAAaacatttgtcattttttaaacACGTTTTTTACACACATAATTATACGATGATTCTATTCTTATATTATTTTGCACTGTTAGTAAttgcgatgatatttttctttttctcaacatcAGGTAATAGCGCATGACCATAGTCTGACTGAGTATTAGACCATGagtgaaatattatattattatatttagaaTCAGCCAAGTTGTGACAGTTATTATCACCAATAATTCAATTTAGTGCAATAAGGGTAATAGAAAACATCTCTAGCCATGACTAATTATGATAAGTAGACACTAAAAGTAATGGTGAAAAGATAATTTTCTAGAGATTTGTATCTTCTTATTTATAAACCATAATTTTATCTCATCATATaccaataaaaaatattattcatacattgaaggataaaataattgtcaGCTTATCATTTGTTACAGataaatggtaataataattaaggcAATTGTGACAAAGATTAAACATatggatacattttttttatactgcTATATAATTGTGTACTATTTTCCTATACGAAGTAAAACAGCATTGATCACTTATTACAAACCACTCTTGTGCGCAACTCTACTCAGCCCAgcatattgaaaataataacatccTGAATTGTCACTAAAATCTCAtctcattcaattatttttttgctgagTAGTTAAATGTCcagtaaattttcaattagcaTAATCAATGGACTGATTCATTTAAGTATTTCACACTGGAGTTTATATACATTCCTAGTTAGTTAATGTATGAATTTCAGCAGTCATCAATGGTTATTTCAATAGGTGGAATGTAACGCCATGTATGGCCAGCATTCATGAGTTCAGAACATAAAGTCGGTGTTCCTGGAGCTGATTCACTGGTGCTACATTGAATATCTACTTTATATTGGCCTGCGGTAAAAAACACTACTCGACACTCATGATGTGCACGGCCATGTTCCTCTAGCTGCAAAAGATTAAACAACTTTTCATCTCATATCAGAACCTTGAATATCAATAAGTGATGCATCAATGTTGAACTTTACCATAGGCAGCATCACTTTACTTGCACCAGCTGTTGAGAGTTTTGTATCCAATCTGTAATTGTTTACTCCATTGTGGTGGtcttgataaaaattaattgaaagtcTGAGATCTCTGAGCGGTCTTTCCAATGCGTTACACACGCCAATTTTTAAGCTGATACATTCACCCAAGCCACAAGTCAATTCCTCTTGCGCTTTGACTGGTGAATCATTGATTGTGATTTCTAGCAGAAACAATATTTTCGTCAATTatcaaactatttttttttcttcctttgctataaacaaaatttatcgaacatACCCCATTGTAACGGGCTCATCCTAACCAGGTCTAACATGTCCTGTGTCAAAGTAATGCCTGCTAGCGTAGCTTTACCAGTCGTTTCTGTGCCCAATAATTGCCACCTCAAATCGACCAACGAAGCTATGTGTTCCGAACAGACTCTTTCAAGTTCCACATCGCTGATTTCCTTATGCTAGTTACAGAGcccattaaaaataaatactatACTAAACTCATTCCATTGgctatataaaataaatgactCACTGAAGATAACTTATTCAGTGGGCATCGATTGACTGGTACAGGAATCCTACAAGGTTCTCGGCCCTCCATGTATATGCACTTGCTCTGGGTATAATGCAACTCCATTTCGTGGTTCGTCATGTTAGTTACATCCAATACTAGATAGAATTGTGTCGACCTGCAATAAGTTAATTGTcatcattgaataattaaataaagttTGCGACCGATAGAGAACTCACGTTTCTGCAGGGAGCACATCCCAGCTGGTAATTTGTACACTGGGTAACATTTCGATAGTTATAAAAACTGAGGATATTCGACAGTAACCGGTAGATAGTCCACCTCCCCCAGAATATTTGAGCTTCAATTGGCCTTCAATGATGTTGGAAGCATGAAGGGGTACCGCTAGTTTGGATAGACGCGTACTCGCCAGAGAAGAATGCCCGGATTGAGAGCTTAGTCCAGAACGAAAAGATGATGTTAATTCTGATTGCCTCTTTGTATGATGAGACGGAGAGCTCAAACGAGATGGTAAAGAACTTGGACCAGACTGTGACATCAAGCTACTTGGCTGACTCAAATAAGTGCTGCTGCTGAGATCTGGTACATCAAAATTTGCGTTGTTGATAATCGGTACATCATTGGactaataataagaaaaagcaTATCACCATTTCTAGAAGTTGGAGCAATGAAGTTGGTGACAGCATATAAGTAGATAGTTAAGCTTGCGCTAGCTCCTGGCGCAAGGGGCAGTTGagtttgcaaattttcatcacTCCATTTGAAGATTTTATCCTCTGTTGAAGTATCAAGTCCCGATTGCACGGACACTTCTATCATCTCGATGGGAACCAGCCCCACGTTCGTTAAAGTAACTGTACATTCTGCACTGAAATGAAACTCCTAGATTATGTAATACTCATAAATGGGTGAGATGCTTCGTGATGTCGACCTGAAATTTATACCTTTCTCCGCCATAGAGTGAGATACTCGCGCTCGTGACTATGTTGTCGCCAGAACTGAAACTTGCCGTTTGCGGCAAGCTTGTAGAGACGTCAATTTTTGGAAGAGCAGGTACAACTTCGACCGTGTATTGTGGGTGAGGCATTCCGTCCATGTGCCTCAATCTGCAGTTGGACTTTACCCCTAAGGTATGAGTACTAAAGCCAAGTATTTCAAGGTCCCCAATTTCCTTAGGTGTGCCAGCCAGAGTTACCGCAATAGGGCCAGATTCGGCAGCTAATGTTATTGTTTCTGGTATCGATTCAAACACTATCCCACTAGTGAGAAGACGCATATTTGACACATGGAGCTCAAATGGTAGAGGGTTTATCAGCTGCATAGAAACCTCGCAAATATCACCTTCCACCCAGAGATAATCTAACAGCAAACAACTTAGTTCAAGTTCCCGATTTTCCACTGTGCAAAGAGTCTTGTTGTTAAATCTCACccattttactttttgatGTATTCTTTCGTTCCAGAGACCCAAAATTGATGGgtgtaaataaaaaagggcCGTGATCTTCTttgattctttcaattttttgtggCTGTAGATGCGGTTGGAGATTTTTAAGAGTGAATGATTTTGTTATTGGAATATTTGTCAGATTTGCTGGTGGTATGACCATTCCCGAATCCAATACCTATGTAAAACACTAATTATGACAACTTTTCATTTGCAATTGTGAATTAAATTAACTAAAATGCGACATACAAGTGGCACTGGGGCTCCTTCACACTGCTGCGAAACAGCTTGAAGTTGTAGGGCCGATTCCTTCCGTTCGACAGGGCTCATATGGTTGTACATTGTTTGAAGCAAGAAGGTCATGTGACGAGTCGCTAGTGCCGGATTTCCCATACGTTTTGCAGCAACGACCAGTTCTTGTATCAATTGAATTTGCAATGCTGGCCATCCTCTTAAACCATCTTTAATATGGAATTTGGGGATTACATCGGTTGGTAGGCATCAATAACATTGACAATCgtcaaaaaaatcatacctGAAGGCATTTCTATAGGATCCAGGCACAGCTTGAGCCCTGGGGCCGCTTGAAGCATTAAACTGTAACATTGCTGCCAATCTGGATTTGGATTATTTTGTGAAACATGTCTGGTAGCAGCTAGACGTAAACAGAAAGAGGCTTTGCGTGTAAATCCAAACGCTGTAAAGAGTTCTGATAAAGTAGTGAACCGTTGAATCTAGACCAAAATATACGAATTAATCAACTGGATACCTCTTGAAATCGATTAACCAGTAACTTATCCTGTTGAGTAATAAACAACAGAAAACATTACGTGAAAACTTACTTTTTCCTGTTCACTGAGTGTCAAATTGATGAAGACAACATTGTTAAGGAAAGATGCCGCTTGTAAAGTACAGTTTTGTTCAATAGAAATTCTAGTTGCCTTGAAACTGGCTTCGGTTTCAACTATGCCTGCGTTTTTATGTTTACTATAATGCACTATTGCTTCTCGGTATTTCTTTGCAATTTCTTCAGGTGGTAAAATATGAGGCATTTCTGCCCTGATGGCTTCTAGATTCGGGGATGGTGGCAAAGGATTCACAGCTTGAGATCCTCTTCTGCAAATCAAAGCAAAGAATATAAATGCCTGTTTCATAAATACAGCCCTTGATTCCACATTTACCTCTGTTTTCCTGGGCTGCCTTCTTGCAGAGACGAATTTCTCTGTAATGGAAGACTACGGCACATGTTTGGGTATAACACTAAAACAGAGGCAGCACACTGTCCTTCATAGGCCGCACCAAGCCACAGCCAATCTTTCACTGCCTGTAGAGTATTTGCAGCAGAATTATAGTGGTACAAGGCATCAGCCGGGAGGCCTGCTTGGAGACAAAGATCTCCTAGATGTTTTGTCATTCTTCCAACGCATCTCTTTCTCATATTGCCAGACTCAAGATCAAGCCCtatgaaatcttttttttcaaacggtgCTAGAAGAAGTGACACGCGATCTACTTTTTCTCTGGATCTTTCTAATCGCTTGGACTCCAAAATCCAGAACAGTGAATTCAGTAATTCTGCAATTTGAGCCTCGAGGTTCAGGCAAGTTTCATCAGCATAGAACAGTGCCGTGGTCTTGAAGTTTGATGGAGTTGTAAAAGTTGCTGGTGGTTCATTAGGCTTTTCTGATTCAACTGGCCCAAAAAGTATAGCTCTAGAATCATATAAAGTACTGTCATATTTGACTTTTTGAGTTTCATGAACCCTACAGAGTTCGTCCAACTCTGTTTGACAATCGTATTTCCCAACTGTAATTAATCCCAGCAGTCTTCTGTGGGTTTGGAACTCTCCCCAATCACTGTTCTCAACTGGATGATCCTTAATAAATCTTGCCAGTATTTCACGTGTTGTACCTGTTGAATCTAATACTGTAAATCTGCTGCCACTTTTTATTATCCTTTCACTGATTTTTAAAACAGTCTTCGGTTTGATCTGAGTCCCAATCGGTTTCAATAACAGCAATAGCGCTGCATGATCATGAGCTGTTTGCTCATAGTCTGGCTGGGACATCTTATTGTCAGGCACCGCACTCGACAGAATAACACTTACTGAAGACCGCATTTATGTGCTCACTATAATCAAGCGACTGTTCAAAATCACCtgttaataaaagaaaaaacaaaatcaatgaatCAATAGTAGGACTCACAGTTAACAATCGAGTATAGTAATGTTACGGATTTATCTATCTTCTGTGATAAACTTAGAATAATGATCTCTCTCTGTTATGTTTTTCTCAGATgtgaaaaagctgaaagttaTGTCAGTTTTTTGGTTATTAAAAttagattttccaaaaaaaaaaaacgcttttTATTGTGCCAGTCAGCTTACGTCTATCTAAAGCTTCTGTTTTCTGAGTTTCTATTTACCTTTAGGGCAATCATCGTACACCGTGCatagaattttaattaattgtacTGCATCTAATTTGGGAGTTGCTATTTGACAGCTGTCGAGGCAGCCGAAAGCTGTGGTCACGCCGTACTCTGAtcaaaaagcaagaaaaaacaTAAAGAAAACTTTTTTAGCCTGGCAACACTGCTACGGACTTATCATGCGAGGTTATCAGCAATCCGAAGTCGTCAACGATCTTACCATTGTCGTACTCGCAAAATTCCTGTCATCTTGTTTCGTGCGGGGTACCACAAATAAATCGCATTACATCAAAAGATAATTTTGCAtccgtaaaaaattcaaagtgatTAGCACGATGGCTGAAGAATCCAACGGAGAATCCACATTTGAGTTTGTCGAGAAAAAGACGGACGACATGTCGATATCCGAGGAGACTGCAAAAACTGGTTAGTCCCGCAGACAGATATTTACTTTCCCACATGTGCAGGTGGGCCTGTCAAATACGCGATTATTATCATGTCAACAAGGTGCACGCTACCAATTGAGTCACGTTCACATTACATGATATATACCAATGAGTAAATTTGATcgacctaatttttttctccaatttcgtCATCATCGAAACTGGCTACGTTAACCATGCTCTTCTAGACACCATGTTGATAGAATGCAACACATCTCCCTgcagtttttctcattttttcgatgTTGTTAAGGACATCAAAATACTTTTCCACAATGGATATAGATCAAATTTACCAATCACATAATAACTGGAATGTTTCCTATCATTTcagtataataaatattcgaCATACTGAAACTTAACATTATATCATTCAGGCCcaagtttttatttcagacTCTTTGAGTAGTATGTCATCTACCGCATCTTTGTTGCCACCTCTCGGTATTTCGATGTCATCTGGAAACTTGCTCTCCAATATTGCTCCTCCGAGTGCTTTACCCGTTTTCATGTCAACCCCTGTGCAGCTGCTGTCTGAATCAAGTGTCTCCAACCAGACTACCCCGACAACAAAGAATGGCGTTAATTCTGGTTCTATCAAGAAACAGCCAGAGTCACAAACTGATGTCACAAACAAACAACCCCAGCAGGAAACGTATTATTTGGCAAGTTTTTCACCAGCAATACCATCTAATGAGAATACTGAACCACTGCAAACCACACCAGCCCAAGATTTCAGCCTGTTTTCCTGGGTGAAGGAAAATGTGACAAGCAGTAAAGTTGTGAAGAAGGTGGCTGAAACGGCAAAGAATAGCGTAAACTACATGTTAACTACTCTGGATCCACAGATGGAGCAGTTCATGTGTGAGTTAATATTCTTCAAGTAATGTGGACTTCCAGAGATAAGTTTATACTTGTGATATCTCAGAATCGGATGAATTAATCCAATTTCAGATGAGTAACCCTATGTAGATGGTTGCCCATGTGATATTGCATCACATCTAGCTTAGTTCATAGAGAAATCTATTTTTGGTCTCTGCATAGCCCAGTTCTAAACCGATTTGCGACTTGTTCTACTTGTCACTCAGAGCAGAAATCTGAAATAAAGCCTTGTTAATAAAATTAACATCAATTGTGAGTGAAGAACAACTTGTGAACGATCTGtcatttgagaaaattgaatgataatAGGCATGTTGGTTCATCatgttaaaaattattttcgaagttttttcgaaatatacaTTACAGATCCTTATGAGGATGTAGAAGTTATAGTTGCCTCCAATAAAGACGTTAAGATCAGCCCCATACGGAATGCCTTTGAAGGAATTTTTGGTCAGGCTAAAGTTTCGTGAGTATAAATAAACActcttggaaaaaaagattaataattttcattctaaaCAGATGCTATGAGATtcgattaatttgtttttaaatCACAGTGGTATAGAAGTGAAAACCTCAACAGTAGCTGTGCAGCCTGTTGGATTTGCTGCGGGCATACAGGGAGCTGAAGAACGAATTAGTTTGGCACGTAGTAATTCCTCAGTTGGAAAAGATGTGCCCATTGTCGCagttgaaaactttttactcGAAGTTAGCGAAGGACAATGGTACGACGTCGGAGTAATTTTGTTGAGTGATCcaaaaaataacataaatttAAAGACATTCACACAAATGACACCGGTACCCAGTCATATCGTTGAGTTAGCACAGCAGGCAACGTCAAAAGACTACGATCTCCGATCCACGGGTTTGGCTGTTACGGTCGGCAGTTTGATAGCAAGTGAACTACAGGTATGAGAACAAAGGGTTACCTCTATTTTTCTAGACAACATaaattttctgcattttttctcACTAGGTATCTCATGACGAATGGCATCATTCCCTCACTGGGGTCTCTCGACGACACATTATCCGACTCGCTGCTCAGTCATTAGTCGGTATATACATCAAAGCTGTCCCACGATCTCAAAAATTGCCCACGAGTCCTCTGCAGTCGCTGTAAATACGATTACGTTGAATCTAAGTTAATTTTATTATGCCAAACTACTTCTAACAAAAAGTGGAGTACtttcaatttaaaaatttttttttttcctcgaggtATTTTGTACagattaatttatatataaaatcaGACGATTCAGTCCAACCTGATCGACATGTATTTTACTTCGAGGTTGCCAGAAAGTGTAACTTGCAGAGCCTTTGAGAAGACTTACAATTAAATGTGAAACAATCCTTGTAACCATTAGCGGATTTTGTGGAAGCTTGCGATTCGGCGAATAATGGATAATCGCAAAACGTGGTGTAAGAATATCAAAATCATTGTATCTGAacacgaatatatattttaattaatcaagtaTTGAACTCAGATTGTTTACTTTAATTATCGAAGAAACCTTCATAATTCCCGACAATCccaaattattcatttgtgTACAAGGCAAGTAAAATACAGCAATTTATTTTCCGAATGATCTCTTTAATATTTTGAAGCTTCCACGGTTATTCAAGCAATTCTATCTTACATCAGTCGTTAATACCTTTCGTTTCTCTAACTCTGGAATCAACTGGAAAACCAGATAAACAATGTGCGGATtaggagtaaaaaaatgagTGTAAAAAACATACAGGACAAGTTTGTttagtatgtataataaaggCATCTATATATttcaagagtaaaaaaaaaaaaaaaaaaaaaattcaccagaATTACCACCAGTTATCActgtaattaaaaatcgaatatccAGCAAAGTTCATCTCAACTTTCTATTATTAAACTCAAAGTCTGATTACTATACCTCCTTGGTCTGATATTAAAAAACATTATTCATGTGATGTCGTATATTTGAATACTAGGTACCACTGGGAGTTGGTATAGCTTgtgtaattaaataaaatgaatgtataaaataaccGTCTGTCCCATATTAACATGGATTTCCGACATAATTACaatatctttattttattattatttcttttataataTTTGTTGTTTATCACTTTTTCCATACATACCCGTTGTTGCATTTCGACAATGCAAGGCCCAGGGCAGTATTTTGCGCAAACAAgatcaataaaaaaactgataTCAGGTGTTGGGATACGTGTCGCGGCAACTTCGAAATGAtattaattgaattgaaatatttaaatagaTATTTAAATACACTGCGTATCTTTGAACCGGTTACAGTTTATCAAGATACGAAGCCAAGTCGGGAAGTCCTTCCTTCAATCCCTTCCTCTTGCGGgtatcctgaaaaaaaaatcattcgcatCACAAATAATCACAGGCAAATTTGATGTTAAATACAAAATTATCGTGGTATTACACAAAGATGGAAcacatgtaattttttttttaaattcactaTGTGCGTCCTCCTATTCTGGCCGACCAAATTAATTGATCAACCTAAATCGAAAGACATTTGATGTTTCACGATTTTAAAAATGCCAATGCTTCGAATAACATCGTCATTAGTTATGATCGTGAAAATAATGACAGCGGCGAATCATGAGTCAAATAGTGAAGCAGCGAACTCACCTGTACAACCTGGAATGGTCGAGTACCAGATTCAGTTGGGTCACCGGGAAGAATTTGCCAGTGATCAAACACGCACTGTGGGAAAGCCTGACCTCCGGTGTTGGAGCGAAGATCGGCAGTGAATCCAAAGGATTCGTTGACAGGCAAGTAAGCCTTGACGACGAACATGGGGGTACCGGCaacttgtaattcttcgaaAACGTGACCACGTCTGCGATTGAGCACACCGTAGATTCCACCGACAGCCACTTCGGGgcactaaaaataaaaatatgggTTAACTCGGCTAGAAATAAATCTCGTTCTACGAATATTATCGGTTTCCAAAATCAGTCGGCCGTTCTTATTATGGTCTTTCATAAGAATTCAGAACAGGTCTGTGAAGAACAATCATCATGTaatttctatacgcatatcAAGATACAAATGAGTATGAGACAACAAACACTGACCTGGATTTCGCAAAGATAAACAGGTTCCATCAGTCGGGGCGCTGCAGTAAGCAAACAGGCATACAAACAACGTCTGGTAGTAGGAATGATCTGTCCACCACCTCTGTGGATTGCATCGGCGTGTAGTGTTACGTCGTAGATGTTGAATCGGACACCTCGCAAGTTTTCTTCGGAAAGAACACCCTGTTGGTAGAAcgttaaaaaatcatttcagatACAGTCGTACATCAAAGagaagtaaaattttttcaacatgaaTTCAGGTTGTCAACGATAATCACGGTTTGTCATAACCCAGTGCTCAAACGAGTTTTTTCATCACATAAATTGCCGGAGTTACGTTTACTTGTTTTACTTTGTGACAAAATAGAGGAGATTACCTCTTTAGCGGCCCACTGGAATCCAGCAACTACAGAGTCCTTGATTTCGTTAAGATATTGGACTCCCTTTGTACAATCGAGAAGAATGTTAGGTCCAGTTCCGTCGGGACCGAAGCACCAGATTTTACGAGCCTCAGTTATATCATAGTCGTACTTGTCGCACAAGTAACGAGCACGTACTTTGAAGTCGTCTCTTGGATTGACATCACCCTATTCGATAATAAGTTGTAACACATTTGTCATTAAAAAGAACAATTATTcgaaagaattaatttttctttaaatgAAAGACAGAGCCATTGGAATTGTCCCACATAAACTTGTCACATTCCAATTCGAATATATTACTGAAGATTGGTTGCTCTCCAAAACTTAATATAAATGACTTACGTTGTCGATGTCTTCGGCAAGACCGTCAGGCATGGGTTGAGCTTTCATGAAAAGACGATTGTGCTTATTGGGTGATTTGGACAGACACATTTGATCCGATTCCTCGGACACAGTCTCACGATAAGACACGACTGGGTCGGACTTTTTGATTGGAATACAGGCGTGAT contains these protein-coding regions:
- the LOC105690268 gene encoding ATP-dependent DNA helicase PIF1 is translated as MDSDNSVTCVVTIEWLQNQGSVSRKVIHKSATVRLIRNIAKQILLEVRPGKSKSPIEFLLQSFTVFQKFITEGKASIKFIDLKCTVFLSNAPPAQLISFLKIIFIKMTGQIEKGVSKNPLRDQLLSNKPFQSGQEISPATAVEVERAKQKAIAGSRASITTPSPSNVRKRKFIDHSQPKISTAKKLYHNPTACELTEEQTSILNAALGGQNLFFTGSAGTGKSFLLRRIIAALPPDVTMATASTGVAACHIGGITLHQFAGIGMGTASLEKCYELASRSSVAQVWRRTKYLVIDEISMVDGVFFDKIEAVARKIRRNEKPFGGIQLILCGDFLQLPPVVKYDGKLTFCFQSKSWKDCVKRTFELKKVHRQNDSTFINILNSIRIGRVTKEITETLVATARQQIEKDGILATRLCTHINDAKLINESKLDQLEEKSRIFNAEDSDINATKILDQQLPVPSSLVLKVGAQVMLLKNINVANGLVNGARGVVIRIDADAPVVHFRTGKDYKAKSEKWTVKTVSGSVISRKQIPLKLAWAFSIHKSQGLTLDCVEMSLGRVFDAGQAYVALSRAQNLQSLRVLDFNATQVWANPVVLEFYRNFRRELHEMEFIPLGKKPRNK
- the LOC105690266 gene encoding protein brunelleschi — protein: MRSSVSVILSSAVPDNKMSQPDYEQTAHDHAALLLLLKPIGTQIKPKTVLKISERIIKSGSRFTVLDSTGTTREILARFIKDHPVENSDWGEFQTHRRLLGLITVGKYDCQTELDELCRVHETQKVKYDSTLYDSRAILFGPVESEKPNEPPATFTTPSNFKTTALFYADETCLNLEAQIAELLNSLFWILESKRLERSREKVDRVSLLLAPFEKKDFIGLDLESGNMRKRCVGRMTKHLGDLCLQAGLPADALYHYNSAANTLQAVKDWLWLGAAYEGQCAASVLVLYPNMCRSLPLQRNSSLQEGSPGKQRRGSQAVNPLPPSPNLEAIRAEMPHILPPEEIAKKYREAIVHYSKHKNAGIVETEASFKATRISIEQNCTLQAASFLNNVVFINLTLSEQEKIQRFTTLSELFTAFGFTRKASFCLRLAATRHVSQNNPNPDWQQCYSLMLQAAPGLKLCLDPIEMPSDGLRGWPALQIQLIQELVVAAKRMGNPALATRHMTFLLQTMYNHMSPVERKESALQLQAVSQQCEGAPVPLVLDSGMVIPPANLTNIPITKSFTLKNLQPHLQPQKIERIKEDHGPFLFTPINFGSLERKNTSKSKMDYLWVEGDICEVSMQLINPLPFELHVSNMRLLTSGIVFESIPETITLAAESGPIAVTLAGTPKEIGDLEILGFSTHTLGVKSNCRLRHMDGMPHPQYTVEVVPALPKIDVSTSLPQTASFSSGDNIVTSASISLYGGESAECTVTLTNVGLVPIEMIEVSVQSGLDTSTEDKIFKWSDENLQTQLPLAPGASASLTIYLYAVTNFIAPTSRNDLSSSTYLSQPSSLMSQSGPSSLPSRLSSPSHHTKRQSELTSSFRSGLSSQSGHSSLASTRLSKLAVPLHASNIIEGQLKLKYSGGGGLSTGYCRISSVFITIEMLPSVQITSWDVLPAETSTQFYLVLDVTNMTNHEMELHYTQSKCIYMEGREPCRIPVPVNRCPLNKLSSHKEISDVELERVCSEHIASLVDLRWQLLGTETTGKATLAGITLTQDMLDLVRMSPLQWEITINDSPVKAQEELTCGLGECISLKIGVCNALERPLRDLRLSINFYQDHHNGVNNYRLDTKLSTAGASKVMLPMLEEHGRAHHECRVVFFTAGQYKVDIQCSTSESAPGTPTLCSELMNAGHTWRYIPPIEITIDDC